Proteins encoded in a region of the Moritella marina ATCC 15381 genome:
- a CDS encoding CDP-archaeol synthase translates to MLKQRITTALILAPLALAAIFLLPLQWYALAIAGVFILATKEWAVLVDKNNTKLPNALIVGYSLILGASLLVIPPDVRNIWQVSAGEIVLVPLVSAILSIGAIWWVICAGLVLTYPNSAKAWTKNTFVKVVFGIVTLVPFFWAMLALRSFDYAHDQQSGAWLVMLVMFLVWGADSGAYFTGKKFGKNKLAPKVSPGKTREGFLGGVAVSMIIALIAAVVMAVSPSGELDSTKLVIVLFTCFVTSISSTLGDLNESMFKREAGVKDSGTLLPGHGGILDRIDSLTAALPVFAVIYLVCF, encoded by the coding sequence TTGCTCAAGCAACGAATCACGACTGCATTAATTTTAGCGCCCCTAGCGCTTGCCGCTATTTTTTTGTTACCGCTGCAATGGTATGCACTAGCTATCGCAGGTGTTTTTATACTCGCAACAAAAGAGTGGGCTGTATTGGTTGATAAAAACAATACTAAATTACCGAACGCCCTCATTGTCGGTTATTCACTTATTTTGGGTGCTTCATTATTAGTTATCCCACCTGACGTACGTAATATCTGGCAAGTCAGTGCTGGTGAAATTGTCTTAGTACCCTTAGTCAGTGCTATTTTAAGCATTGGTGCGATTTGGTGGGTTATTTGTGCAGGCTTAGTATTAACTTATCCTAATAGTGCCAAAGCATGGACTAAGAATACATTCGTGAAAGTTGTTTTTGGTATTGTGACATTAGTGCCATTTTTCTGGGCGATGTTAGCACTGCGTTCTTTTGATTACGCGCATGACCAACAGTCTGGTGCATGGTTAGTGATGTTGGTGATGTTCTTGGTGTGGGGCGCAGATTCAGGTGCTTATTTCACCGGTAAGAAATTTGGTAAAAATAAATTAGCACCAAAAGTAAGCCCGGGTAAAACACGAGAAGGCTTTCTTGGTGGTGTTGCTGTGTCGATGATTATTGCGTTAATTGCTGCCGTTGTGATGGCTGTTTCACCTTCAGGGGAACTTGATAGCACCAAGCTTGTCATAGTTTTGTTCACGTGTTTTGTTACTTCAATTTCATCAACATTAGGTGATCTTAATGAGAGTATGTTCAAACGTGAAGCGGGCGTAAAGGACAGTGGAACATTATTACCTGGCCATGGTGGCATTTTAGATCGTATAGATAGTTTAACGGCTGCATTACCGGTATTTGCTGTTATTTATTTAGTTTGTTTTTAA